The Thalassomonas actiniarum genome contains the following window.
AATAAATCTTTGGCAAAGCGAATTTTTGAATGCTCGTTGGGGATAGGAAAAACCTGGACCGATTGGCACATACTCTCAAGGTGTTGTACTGCCGAAGGATCGTCGTCATTACGCTGCAAGGATAAATAATGAACCTGATGTGAAGGGCATATTCTTTTGAGCAGGTTGTAGGTTCTGATCTGGTGCCCTTCATTTGTCGGGTAAGGCAAACGAGTGGTGATAAAAAGAATTTTTGCCATTACTATTGATTCCTTTTTGGCCTGTTATGGTCGCAGTTTATTATGGTGTTCATGAAGTTTGAAAAATGCCGGTAGCTAGTTTAACAATTCGGCGTATAAATTTTCGTGCTTTTCCCTTGCCCGGGACAAGGATAAATGATCTTCGATATACTTTCTGCCCGCGGCGGTCATTGCTTCGATGCCGGCCTGATCTTGGCCTAATATCCGCTTTAATCCCTGATGCAGGCCTTGCGGGCTGCAATCATCGCATAACACGCCCCCCTTGCTTTGCTGCAACAGCTCAGGGATAGCGCCAACCGGTGTTGCTACCACGGGTAGGCGGCAAGACAAGGCTTCGAGGATCACCAAAGGCATGCCTTCGGTGAGGGAGCTGGAGATATAGAGATCGTTTTGCTGATAATAGGGCAGCATGTTTTTTTGCACGCCGTGAAAAGTCACTTGCCCTGTTAACGCCAGCCGTTTGCTGGTGGCTGTCAGTGCTGCTTTGAGTTCGCCGTCGCCGACGATATTCAGGTGCCAGTTGTTGTTGCCCTCCTGCTTTAACTGCGCCAGGGCGGTTAACAGGTTTTCATGGCCTTTTTCCGGCGACAGGCGCCCGACGATCAGTAAGTTTACCCGGGCCTGGCTTTCCCGTTGCCGGGACGGGGCAGGGTGAAATTTTTCGGTATCTATGGCGTTTTCCAGCAGGAAAATTTTATCCCGGGGTATTTGCCCCCCCAGGTCCCGGCTGATTTCTTTACTGACGGCAATGACCCTGGCAAACCATGGCAGGCATAATTTTTCCACCAGGTTGTTAAATTTCATATTGAGATCGTTCTTGACCCAGCCGTGCATGGTCACGATTTTTTTCGGTGAACGGCTGAGCAGGGTGGCCAGGGTCGCGTAAAAAACCGACTTGGGGTCATGGCAATGCACAATATCGATTTTTGAGGATTTCAGTATTGTCCTCAAGGCGCCTAAAGTGGCGAGATCAAACTTGCCGGAGTTGGGCAGTTTATGGCTGGTGACGCCATTTGCCTTTGCTGCCTCAAGCAGTTCGTTATTGTCGTT
Protein-coding sequences here:
- a CDS encoding glycosyltransferase family 4 protein, producing MINVLHLRSSSGLYGAEHVILNLTGQSSAKCHHELAVIQNYLNDNNELLEAAKANGVTSHKLPNSGKFDLATLGALRTILKSSKIDIVHCHDPKSVFYATLATLLSRSPKKIVTMHGWVKNDLNMKFNNLVEKLCLPWFARVIAVSKEISRDLGGQIPRDKIFLLENAIDTEKFHPAPSRQRESQARVNLLIVGRLSPEKGHENLLTALAQLKQEGNNNWHLNIVGDGELKAALTATSKRLALTGQVTFHGVQKNMLPYYQQNDLYISSSLTEGMPLVILEALSCRLPVVATPVGAIPELLQQSKGGVLCDDCSPQGLHQGLKRILGQDQAGIEAMTAAGRKYIEDHLSLSRAREKHENLYAELLN